In Hyla sarda isolate aHylSar1 chromosome 9, aHylSar1.hap1, whole genome shotgun sequence, the following proteins share a genomic window:
- the LOC130291973 gene encoding olfactory receptor 5B12-like: MRNMKENQTITYFIIKGISDVPELQAPIFVLVLLIYLVVLVGNMSLLLLVCLDSHLHTPMYFFLANLSIVDMMSPTVTLHKILLTFITGDNMVSYLACMVEIYMFSSLTAHELFILTAMSYDRYVAICRPLNYKIIMDFKICLLLATFCWIFGFLQYTSFIWFVSKISCFSTNVIDHFCCDLVPIIEIACSDVTILETLSNTQGLIIYFIIPFLLIFSSYVFIIRSIMKIRSTVGRRKAFYTCSSHLTIIILLYATLIFQYLIPSNSLGSKKLHSLFNMAIIPVLNPFIYSLKNKDVKTAFTRKIGKCKMNAFCCIFEGSVTRMKKKI, translated from the coding sequence ATGAGGAATATGAAGGAAAATCAAACAATAACATATTTCATTATAAAGGGAATATCTGATGTTCCTGAGCTCCAGGCTCCTATATTTGTTCTGGTTTTACTCATTTATCTGGTTGTTCTTGTCGGGAATATGAGTCTTCTTCTCCTGGTCTGCCTGGACTCTCATCTTCACACTCCCATGTATTTCTTCCTTGCTAATTTGTCTATAGTGGACATGATGTCTCCCACTGTCACCCTACATAAGATCCTTCTAACGTTCATTACTGGAGATAACATGGTGTCTTACCTGGCCTGTATGGTAGAAATCTATATGTTTTCTTCTTTAACAGCTCATGAACTTTTTATATTGACGGCCATGAGCTATGATCGATATGTAGCTATTTGTAGACCCCTGAATTATAAAATTATTATGGATTTTAAGATATGTCTTCTGTTAGCCACATTTTGTTGGATATTTGGATTTCTACaatacacatcctttatctggttTGTATCCAAGATCTCTTGTTTTTCCACCAATGTTATTGACCACTTCTGCTGTGACCTTGTCCCCATCATCGAAATTGCCTGCAGTGATGTTACAATATTGGAAACACTGTCCAATACACAAGGGCTTATCATATATTTCATTATTCCATTTCTTCTCATATTTTCATCTTATGTCTTTATAATTCGGTCCATAATGAAGATACGTTCCACTGTTGGTAGAAGAAAAGCCTTCTACACGTGTTCCTCACACCTCACAATTATCATATTGCTTTATGCAACATTGATATTCCAGTATCTTATACCAAGTAATAGCTTAGGTTCCAAGAAGTTGCATTCTTTGTTTAACATGGCAATTATCCCAGTGCTCAACCCCTTTATATACAGTCTTAAGAATAAAGATGTGAAAACAGCTTTCACAAGGAAGATCGGGAAGTGTAAAATGAACGCATTCTGTTGTATATTTGAGGGCAGTGTGACAAGAATGAAGAAAAAGATCTAA